Proteins from a genomic interval of Gopherus evgoodei ecotype Sinaloan lineage chromosome 7, rGopEvg1_v1.p, whole genome shotgun sequence:
- the CHCHD4 gene encoding mitochondrial intermembrane space import and assembly protein 40 has protein sequence MSYCREEGKDRIIFVTKEDHETPSSAELVADDPNDPYEDQGLILPNGDINWNCPCLGGMASGPCGEQFKSAFSCFHYSTEEIKGSDCVDQFRAMQECMQKYPDLYPQEDDEERENQSKDLETTPAEAVVAKEEKGSS, from the exons GAAAAGACAGAATTATATTCGTGACCAAAGAGGACCATGAGACGCCAAGCAGTGCAGAACTGGTAGCAGATGACCCCAATGACCCTTATGAAGACCAAG GATTGATATTGCCTAATGGAGATATCAATTGGAATTGCCCATGCCTTGGTGGAATGGCTAGTGGTCCCTGTGGGGAACAATTCAAATCGGCCTTTTCCTGTTTCCACTATAGCACAGAAGAAATAAAAGGATCGGACTGTGTGGACCAGTTCCGTGCCATGCAGGAGTGCATGCAGAAGTATCCAGACCTTTACCCTCAAGAAGAtgatgaagagagagaaaatcagagCAAAGATTTGGAAACTACTCCTGCAGAGGCTGTGGTAGCCAAAGAGGAGAAGGGATCTAGCTAA